In Candidatus Promineifilum breve, one genomic interval encodes:
- a CDS encoding RAMP superfamily CRISPR-associated protein, giving the protein MSAYTITFTLERDATFARGEGVAGFLDREVAHDAFGLPYLHGRTLKGLLAEEADNVIDALGYLSADLAPWQAARDALFGRPGSSLDGQGILHIGHAQLPENVRRTVASSQVQPADVLGALTAVRRQSAVDPTGLPRDNALRAMRVIMRRTPFAAEIATRRTLSEVEEGLLAAAVLAFRRAGTGRNRGRGELSADLLRDGRSILFERWTWFAQEAGL; this is encoded by the coding sequence GTGAGCGCCTACACCATCACCTTTACCCTGGAGCGCGATGCTACCTTCGCCCGCGGCGAGGGCGTGGCCGGCTTTCTGGATCGAGAGGTCGCCCACGACGCGTTTGGTCTACCTTATCTTCATGGCCGCACCCTCAAAGGATTGCTGGCCGAGGAGGCAGACAATGTAATCGACGCCTTGGGGTACCTTAGCGCCGATCTCGCTCCCTGGCAGGCGGCCCGCGATGCTCTATTTGGTCGGCCGGGAAGCAGTCTGGACGGTCAGGGTATCTTGCATATCGGTCATGCCCAGCTCCCTGAAAACGTCCGTCGCACCGTGGCCTCCAGCCAAGTGCAACCGGCTGATGTGCTAGGCGCGCTGACGGCCGTCCGTCGCCAGTCGGCTGTCGATCCCACCGGGCTGCCACGAGACAACGCGCTGCGGGCCATGCGAGTGATCATGCGCCGAACACCATTCGCGGCTGAAATAGCAACCAGACGGACGCTCAGTGAGGTCGAGGAGGGGTTGTTGGCCGCGGCCGTGCTCGCGTTCCGACGTGCCGGCACGGGGCGCAACCGCGGTCGGGGCGAGTTGTCGGCCGATCTGTTGCGCGATGGCCGGTCGATCTTATTCGAGCGCTGGACGTGGTTTGCCCAGGAGGCGGGGCTATGA
- a CDS encoding RAMP superfamily CRISPR-associated protein has protein sequence MPEADMPRDQEPKTRRIVERWIVEGTLELVTPTHLGNGDTDPSIDLPLVTDAYDGRATLSGSSLAGALRHYLNEQLDGYEPHYDPHTDRASHREKRSGRNGPGSPAALLFGEPPGFDLRRQERENQDGQQSRLLVGDALGGEDRPRIEVRHGVRIDPRTRTAAEKALFDLQLLAAGSTFGLRMELLVADGADSRQLRDLLAIALSGLQNGEIPLGARKGRGLGECRVTGWRVWHFDLATKEGLKGWLAHGRQGADWRPYQLDPQAGSDIGILLAADPTELTHIHAGRERFTITAQFEVAGSLLVRSGFEEKGPDVIHMGGAARPVLPGTSLAGVMRGQALRIARTLAANPALAGTLIDDLFGIMPEGNPAGRRAGRVRVRERRIADSRALVQSRVKIDRFTGGASETALFEEQPAFGGRVEIVWVARRMLPAQDEENPEQQAAADRRFRAEIGLLLLTLKDLWTGFLPVGGEASVGRGRLRGLGATLRHTGAGEPREWMLTSITDDPAQVVVDGPEGLNDYVATLGDYLRQGEQT, from the coding sequence ATGCCCGAAGCAGATATGCCTCGTGATCAAGAACCCAAAACCCGCCGGATCGTGGAGCGTTGGATCGTGGAAGGTACACTGGAGTTGGTCACGCCGACCCACTTGGGCAACGGCGACACCGACCCCAGCATCGACCTGCCACTGGTGACCGACGCTTACGATGGTCGGGCGACGCTGAGCGGATCGTCCCTGGCCGGGGCGCTGCGCCATTACCTAAACGAGCAACTGGACGGTTATGAGCCTCACTATGATCCTCACACCGACCGCGCTTCCCACCGCGAGAAGAGATCGGGGAGAAATGGGCCGGGCAGCCCGGCGGCCCTCCTCTTCGGCGAGCCGCCCGGTTTCGACCTGAGGCGACAAGAACGCGAGAACCAGGACGGACAACAGAGCCGCCTGCTCGTCGGCGACGCGCTGGGGGGAGAAGATAGGCCGCGCATTGAGGTACGCCACGGTGTGCGCATCGACCCGCGCACACGCACGGCGGCCGAGAAGGCGCTTTTCGATTTGCAGCTCTTGGCCGCCGGATCGACCTTTGGCTTGCGCATGGAACTCCTCGTAGCCGACGGCGCCGATTCCCGCCAACTGCGTGACCTGTTGGCAATAGCCTTGAGTGGGTTGCAAAATGGCGAGATACCCCTGGGCGCCCGTAAGGGGCGTGGCTTGGGAGAATGCCGCGTGACGGGGTGGCGCGTGTGGCATTTTGACCTGGCTACCAAAGAGGGGCTGAAGGGGTGGTTGGCCCACGGCCGCCAGGGCGCAGATTGGCGCCCCTATCAACTTGACCCACAGGCGGGTAGTGACATCGGAATCTTGTTGGCGGCCGACCCGACCGAACTGACGCACATTCACGCCGGCCGGGAGCGATTCACCATTACCGCCCAATTTGAGGTGGCCGGTTCGTTGCTGGTGCGTTCCGGCTTCGAAGAGAAGGGCCCCGACGTAATTCACATGGGCGGCGCGGCGCGGCCGGTGTTGCCCGGCACGTCTCTGGCCGGCGTGATGCGCGGTCAGGCATTGCGCATCGCTCGCACACTGGCCGCCAACCCGGCATTGGCCGGGACGTTGATCGATGACCTGTTTGGCATCATGCCCGAGGGTAACCCCGCCGGCCGACGGGCCGGCCGCGTTCGTGTGCGCGAACGCCGGATTGCCGACAGTCGGGCATTGGTGCAAAGCCGGGTGAAAATCGACCGCTTTACCGGCGGCGCGTCAGAGACGGCGCTTTTCGAGGAGCAACCGGCGTTTGGTGGTCGGGTAGAGATTGTGTGGGTGGCGCGCCGGATGCTACCCGCTCAGGACGAAGAGAATCCGGAACAACAAGCGGCGGCCGACAGGCGTTTCCGGGCCGAGATTGGTTTGCTATTGCTTACGTTGAAGGATTTGTGGACTGGCTTCCTGCCCGTCGGGGGCGAGGCGAGTGTGGGCCGGGGGCGGCTGCGTGGCCTGGGGGCCACCTTGCGCCACACCGGCGCCGGCGAACCGCGGGAATGGATGTTGACGTCCATTACAGACGACCCAGCCCAGGTGGTGGTGGACGGACCGGAGGGGCTGAACGATTACGTCGCGACATTGGGCGACTATCTGCGCCAGGGAGAACAGACATGA
- the csx19 gene encoding type III-D CRISPR-associated protein Csx19 — protein sequence MIGPDELIGQIGRVVEPPGDDVHSWLGDQAGDLPWLLAHTYTGVVWGKREPAGWELSSQFAGQPALTTATLLELRIFGPPGEVFVWRDGDHLVARALFDGDAAGLDVVEEEQMLWGSAGESLSGPFTRVWDGSQGMEMIVPLRPETDDFTLDVKDEDGRWTEQEWRPIRLVVRNYVVANPATGVAQIAAARLVGLTIDSPTRKQEMRHVAEA from the coding sequence ATGATCGGTCCAGACGAATTGATAGGTCAAATTGGCCGGGTTGTAGAGCCGCCGGGCGATGATGTGCATTCCTGGCTGGGCGATCAGGCCGGCGATCTGCCGTGGCTCCTGGCCCATACCTATACCGGCGTGGTTTGGGGCAAACGAGAACCGGCTGGCTGGGAGCTGTCGAGCCAGTTCGCCGGCCAACCGGCGCTGACCACGGCTACGCTGTTGGAGCTACGCATCTTTGGCCCGCCGGGAGAGGTGTTCGTCTGGCGTGACGGCGACCACTTGGTGGCGCGGGCGCTGTTCGATGGTGATGCTGCCGGGCTGGACGTGGTGGAAGAAGAGCAGATGCTGTGGGGTAGCGCCGGCGAATCGCTTAGCGGCCCGTTTACTCGCGTATGGGACGGTAGCCAGGGAATGGAAATGATCGTGCCCCTGCGGCCGGAGACGGATGATTTCACCCTCGACGTCAAGGACGAGGACGGTCGTTGGACAGAGCAGGAGTGGCGGCCGATCCGGCTTGTCGTTCGCAACTATGTGGTTGCCAACCCCGCTACCGGCGTGGCTCAGATCGCCGCCGCCCGGCTAGTCGGCCTGACGATAGACTCCCCCACTAGAAAACAGGAGATGCGCCATGTTGCCGAAGCATAA
- a CDS encoding TIGR03986 family type III CRISPR-associated RAMP protein, giving the protein MLPKHNNPTSKERTAWAPYNFVPLPDRPFTAADDGRSILNPDQGVYDVERRLTGWLDIRLETRAPVYVRGPLTPAEHETKERQEAESNEGTAHLQKMRNKPEFFHTGDPNAPVIPGSSLRGMIRTICEILGHGKFGPAPERPLVYRAVGDISSHGEAYRKLLMDEQPGQKNWFIPKYQGGFIRKGTDGWYIQPAEVHNGATWARVEHSLLSDVAITGENQLTKPKGHVAAWHKCKNAREVYVKLGLKAFKPARVAKIERVEVSAPVSAVAGAGLQKAVLTISGRIPRKHSEAVIFLPDVTKTQGDGWIPISEDPGDRLYGDIVSAYRDQGTPDQKALLGKDSELRDEWQYQPVFYLLDQAGNLIFFGHTQMFRLPYRRPPTGFLPASFTDEGRIDLAEAMFGKVRGENSGQAGRVFVGDARLEPGQSDPWLPGGEIVPKILSSPKPTTFQHYLTQPRPDVSDGKGLETYNSDPRSTTLRGYKLYWHKRTARREDIEEKPGNLKNPDLYTRMKPVRSGLSFTFRVWFENLLLQELGLLWWALALSPDGDYCHSLGMGKPYGLGAVKLTPTLHLVDPQRRYGALLDGTGWVAGEVDAATAQRQLELSKQQFEQFITKSQQQQGVSFAQLERVRMLLEMLRWPGPNPQNTGYMEIERWENGRKTNEYRGRPVLPDPLRVK; this is encoded by the coding sequence ATGTTGCCGAAGCATAACAATCCGACGAGCAAAGAGCGCACAGCGTGGGCGCCCTATAACTTCGTACCTTTGCCCGATCGACCATTTACCGCCGCCGACGATGGCCGGTCGATCCTGAACCCCGATCAGGGCGTTTACGACGTTGAACGGCGACTTACCGGTTGGTTGGACATACGGCTGGAGACGCGAGCGCCGGTCTACGTTCGCGGTCCGTTGACGCCGGCCGAGCACGAAACGAAAGAACGGCAGGAAGCCGAATCCAATGAGGGGACGGCCCACCTGCAAAAGATGCGCAACAAGCCCGAATTCTTCCACACCGGCGACCCCAACGCGCCGGTCATTCCCGGCAGCAGCTTACGGGGGATGATTCGCACCATCTGCGAAATCCTGGGGCACGGCAAGTTCGGCCCCGCGCCGGAGCGCCCGCTGGTTTATCGGGCAGTGGGCGACATATCGAGCCACGGTGAAGCGTATCGCAAGCTGCTGATGGATGAGCAACCCGGCCAGAAGAACTGGTTCATTCCAAAATATCAGGGTGGTTTCATCCGCAAGGGCACTGACGGGTGGTATATTCAGCCTGCGGAAGTTCATAATGGCGCGACCTGGGCGCGGGTAGAGCATTCTCTGCTGTCCGATGTGGCTATTACCGGGGAAAATCAACTCACGAAGCCCAAAGGCCACGTCGCTGCCTGGCACAAATGTAAAAATGCTCGGGAAGTTTATGTGAAGCTGGGGTTGAAAGCGTTTAAGCCCGCCCGTGTTGCTAAAATCGAACGGGTCGAGGTGAGTGCTCCCGTCTCGGCTGTGGCAGGCGCCGGCCTTCAGAAAGCGGTGCTGACGATCAGCGGGCGCATCCCCCGAAAGCATTCGGAAGCCGTAATCTTCTTGCCGGATGTGACTAAGACGCAAGGCGATGGCTGGATCCCGATCTCCGAAGACCCGGGAGACAGGCTCTATGGTGACATTGTCTCAGCCTATCGCGATCAGGGGACACCTGATCAGAAGGCGCTGCTGGGCAAGGACAGCGAGTTACGGGACGAATGGCAGTATCAGCCGGTTTTCTATTTGCTGGATCAGGCCGGCAACTTGATCTTCTTCGGCCACACGCAGATGTTCCGTTTGCCCTACCGGCGTCCGCCCACAGGATTTCTGCCCGCGTCGTTCACCGATGAGGGGCGGATTGATTTGGCCGAGGCGATGTTCGGCAAAGTGCGCGGCGAGAACAGCGGCCAGGCGGGGCGGGTTTTCGTGGGCGACGCGCGACTGGAGCCGGGCCAGAGCGATCCATGGTTACCAGGGGGCGAGATCGTTCCCAAAATCTTGAGTTCGCCCAAGCCGACCACGTTCCAGCACTATTTGACTCAGCCTCGTCCCGACGTGTCCGACGGCAAGGGACTGGAGACGTATAACAGCGACCCACGGTCTACAACGTTGCGCGGCTATAAACTCTATTGGCATAAGCGAACCGCGCGGCGCGAGGATATCGAAGAGAAGCCTGGGAATCTCAAAAACCCGGACCTGTATACCCGGATGAAGCCGGTACGGTCAGGCCTGTCGTTCACCTTTCGCGTGTGGTTCGAGAATTTGCTGCTGCAAGAGTTGGGACTGTTGTGGTGGGCATTGGCGTTGTCGCCCGACGGAGATTATTGTCACAGCCTCGGCATGGGTAAGCCCTATGGATTAGGCGCGGTCAAGCTAACACCGACCTTGCATCTGGTAGACCCGCAGCGACGGTACGGCGCGCTATTGGATGGCACGGGCTGGGTGGCGGGCGAAGTGGACGCCGCGACGGCGCAACGCCAATTGGAGCTATCGAAGCAGCAGTTTGAACAGTTTATTACCAAGAGCCAACAACAGCAGGGTGTGTCCTTCGCCCAACTGGAGCGGGTACGTATGTTACTGGAGATGCTTCGCTGGCCAGGCCCAAACCCGCAAAACACTGGCTACATGGAAATCGAGCGGTGGGAGAACGGCCGGAAGACGAACGAGTATCGCGGACGGCCGGTATTGCCGGATCCGTTGCGGGTGAAATAA
- a CDS encoding pentapeptide repeat-containing protein, with translation MSKGKAETGRARLEGSIFIGANLTGANLTAAKCQKADFSKAILHGAVLTAADLEGAVLSEADFTGADLGGVEVSRTMWESVKGTDVKVLPTIIEDT, from the coding sequence ATGTCGAAAGGAAAGGCCGAAACCGGTCGTGCTCGGCTAGAGGGATCGATATTCATTGGCGCCAATTTGACTGGAGCCAACCTGACCGCGGCCAAGTGCCAAAAGGCTGATTTTTCGAAGGCAATCCTGCATGGAGCAGTGTTAACTGCCGCCGATCTGGAAGGGGCGGTTTTGAGCGAAGCCGATTTCACCGGCGCAGATCTGGGAGGAGTAGAGGTTTCTCGCACAATGTGGGAATCCGTTAAGGGCACAGACGTGAAGGTCCTGCCCACGATCATTGAGGACACGTGA
- the csx15 gene encoding CRISPR-associated protein Csx15 has protein sequence MVLLNFSHPLTDPQRVKLTAMLDVPIDDVHNHPAHFDVARSFADQAAALVDAVGLTPEQWQTEAIVVNPPSLAVIAVTVLAELHGRMGYFPAVVRIRPIAGSTPPVYEVAEIINLQAVRDAGRERRIS, from the coding sequence ATGGTCCTCCTCAATTTTTCCCATCCTCTTACCGACCCGCAGCGCGTCAAACTGACGGCGATGCTTGACGTGCCGATTGATGACGTTCACAACCATCCCGCGCATTTCGATGTGGCCCGCTCCTTCGCCGACCAGGCGGCCGCGCTCGTTGACGCCGTGGGCCTTACTCCGGAGCAATGGCAAACCGAAGCTATCGTCGTCAATCCCCCCTCGCTGGCCGTTATTGCCGTCACCGTGCTGGCCGAACTCCACGGCCGCATGGGCTACTTTCCGGCCGTCGTCCGCATTCGTCCCATCGCCGGCAGCACCCCGCCGGTCTATGAGGTGGCCGAGATCATCAACTTGCAAGCCGTACGGGACGCTGGTCGTGAAAGGCGCATATCGTAA
- the cas6 gene encoding CRISPR system precrRNA processing endoribonuclease RAMP protein Cas6: MHHLTLTFRGLNHRLRGHAVTAKGLHGMVFAALAAADPRETDWLHDHPTPKPYSLAPLYDGEGVLAGLRLGLMSGRAADLFTRAWCWHRDERHPLRLGVQEFAVIGVVETEGPGWDRLAQARPARRLGLRFLSPTSFRQGPGDLPLPLPGNVFSWPWRVWAVNSTAPLPDGWLDWCRESVFVVEHRIETVSVPIDKDDRFTGFVGDVLFEARHCSDEQLRVFQALGQLAPYSGVGRKTTMGMGAVERLDG, encoded by the coding sequence ATGCACCACCTCACCCTCACCTTCCGCGGCCTCAACCACCGGCTGCGCGGCCACGCCGTCACGGCCAAGGGGCTGCACGGGATGGTCTTCGCCGCCCTGGCCGCGGCCGACCCGCGCGAGACAGACTGGCTCCACGACCACCCCACGCCCAAGCCGTATTCGTTGGCGCCGCTCTATGACGGCGAGGGGGTGCTGGCCGGGTTGCGCCTGGGGCTGATGAGCGGCCGCGCGGCCGACTTATTCACCCGCGCCTGGTGCTGGCATCGCGATGAGCGCCACCCTCTTCGACTGGGTGTCCAGGAGTTCGCCGTCATCGGCGTGGTCGAGACGGAAGGCCCCGGTTGGGACCGGCTGGCCCAGGCGCGTCCGGCCCGGCGGCTGGGGCTGCGCTTCCTCTCGCCCACCTCGTTCCGGCAAGGGCCGGGCGATCTGCCTTTACCATTACCCGGTAACGTTTTTAGCTGGCCGTGGCGCGTCTGGGCTGTCAACTCGACGGCGCCACTACCTGACGGTTGGCTCGATTGGTGTCGCGAGTCCGTTTTCGTTGTCGAGCACCGGATTGAGACGGTTTCTGTGCCCATCGACAAGGACGATCGATTCACCGGCTTTGTGGGCGACGTGCTTTTCGAGGCCCGCCACTGCAGCGATGAGCAACTGCGCGTTTTCCAGGCCCTCGGCCAGCTTGCTCCCTATTCTGGAGTGGGGCGCAAGACGACGATGGGGATGGGCGCTGTGGAGCGACTGGACGGTTGA
- a CDS encoding ATP-dependent Clp protease adaptor ClpS, with translation MSASDVWHETDTGRETGTDFDEAIEPRVKVFIHNDDVTPYDFVVIILQRFFGLNLLQAEHVTYIAHVSGRAYVTTLPKSEAEKRVGQAHFAAGLEGYPLTFTIEPE, from the coding sequence ATGTCTGCAAGTGACGTGTGGCATGAAACCGACACCGGACGGGAAACCGGAACGGACTTCGATGAGGCGATCGAGCCGCGAGTCAAAGTCTTTATCCACAACGATGACGTAACCCCCTACGACTTTGTCGTCATCATCCTGCAACGATTTTTTGGGTTGAACCTCTTACAAGCCGAGCACGTCACCTACATCGCCCACGTCTCGGGCCGCGCTTACGTAACGACTTTACCGAAGAGTGAGGCTGAGAAGCGGGTGGGCCAGGCACATTTTGCCGCCGGTCTGGAGGGTTATCCCCTGACATTTACAATTGAGCCGGAATAG
- a CDS encoding acetyl ornithine aminotransferase family protein, producing the protein MHFSLEGAGPAGLSWIERDTASLSPSYSREYALVVDRAQGSEVWDMDGRRYLDFMAGVAVLNVGHRHPAVQAAVEEQVGKFWHICLSDFFYPQAITLAEKLQAIAPMSEPSKVYFGNSGTEAVEAAIKLAMYTTGRTRFIGFMGAFHGRTLGSLSFTASKAVQRANYLSGVKVYHVPYPNPYRPVLVSQPGEDYGDTVVDFLEEEVFRTMLSPTDVAGILVEPIQGEGGYIVPAPGFFPRLREMCDKYGILLMVDEIQSGAGRTGKWWAVEHEQVEPDIVCFAKGIGSGMPIGGIIARDSLMTWGRGSHGSTFGGNPVAATAALATLEVIEREGLMAKAAETGEFIMDCLTEMEGRHPSLGEVRGRGLMVGMELVADRQTKERAVDLRNHVIQRAFEMGLLLIPCGTNSIRMTPALNIDRGLVEEGLNIFERALTEAEAVHLKNGA; encoded by the coding sequence ATGCATTTCAGCCTCGAGGGCGCCGGCCCCGCCGGACTAAGCTGGATCGAACGCGACACGGCCAGCCTCTCACCATCTTATAGCCGCGAATATGCCCTGGTCGTCGACCGCGCCCAGGGTTCGGAAGTGTGGGATATGGACGGCCGCCGTTATCTCGACTTCATGGCCGGGGTCGCCGTGCTCAACGTCGGCCACCGCCATCCCGCCGTGCAGGCGGCGGTCGAGGAGCAGGTCGGCAAGTTCTGGCACATTTGCCTGTCCGACTTCTTCTATCCCCAGGCCATCACCCTGGCCGAGAAGCTCCAGGCCATCGCCCCCATGAGCGAGCCGTCGAAGGTCTACTTCGGCAACTCCGGCACCGAGGCGGTGGAGGCGGCCATCAAGCTGGCGATGTACACCACCGGCCGCACCCGCTTCATCGGCTTCATGGGCGCGTTCCACGGCCGCACGCTCGGCTCGCTGTCCTTCACGGCCAGCAAAGCCGTGCAGCGGGCCAACTATCTTTCCGGCGTCAAGGTCTATCACGTCCCCTACCCCAACCCGTATCGCCCCGTGTTGGTCTCCCAACCCGGCGAGGATTATGGCGACACGGTCGTCGATTTTCTGGAGGAAGAGGTCTTCCGCACCATGCTCTCGCCGACCGACGTGGCCGGCATCCTCGTCGAGCCGATTCAGGGTGAAGGCGGCTACATCGTCCCCGCGCCCGGCTTCTTTCCGCGCCTGCGCGAGATGTGCGACAAGTACGGCATCCTGCTGATGGTCGATGAGATTCAGAGCGGGGCCGGCCGCACCGGCAAGTGGTGGGCCGTCGAGCACGAGCAGGTCGAGCCGGACATCGTTTGCTTTGCCAAGGGCATCGGCAGCGGGATGCCCATCGGCGGCATCATCGCCCGCGACAGCCTGATGACCTGGGGGCGCGGCTCCCACGGCAGCACCTTCGGCGGCAATCCGGTGGCGGCCACGGCGGCCCTGGCGACGCTGGAAGTCATCGAGCGCGAGGGCCTCATGGCCAAGGCGGCCGAAACCGGCGAATTCATCATGGATTGTCTGACCGAGATGGAAGGCCGTCATCCCAGCCTGGGCGAGGTGCGCGGGCGGGGCCTGATGGTCGGCATGGAGTTGGTGGCCGACCGCCAGACCAAGGAACGCGCCGTCGATCTGCGCAATCACGTCATCCAACGCGCCTTCGAGATGGGTCTGCTGCTCATCCCCTGCGGCACGAACTCCATCCGCATGACCCCGGCGCTCAACATCGACCGCGGGCTGGTGGAGGAAGGGCTGAATATCTTCGAGCGGGCGCTGACCGAGGCCGAGGCTGTTCACCTGAAGAATGGAGCGTAA
- a CDS encoding dihydrodipicolinate synthase family protein, producing the protein MAVAEQIAALKSQLRDGVSPAMATPLLAGTHTVNTAVVPQLVDFLIDKGVKGLFVGGTTGEGTQLDPDQRQALHEAAVAAAAGRAPVLLHVGAQRTEAAVELARHATGLRPAAIVAMTPTFYGMSDTALACYFQAIADAAPDVPLFLYDIPQFAVNGIGPALLTRLAGDMPSLAGLKSSRVDVQIVRQLIDALPRDRILLAGNESAALGSLALGADGLISGLSTAIPEPFVAMTRAFAEGNIDEARAWQRCINRLLGVLGGLRIGGIKAILQQRGVPVGPPVPTLDASDEPLWPRAAEILGVAG; encoded by the coding sequence ATGGCCGTCGCCGAACAGATCGCCGCCCTGAAATCTCAATTACGCGATGGCGTGTCGCCGGCCATGGCCACGCCGCTGCTGGCCGGAACCCACACCGTCAATACGGCCGTCGTGCCCCAACTGGTCGATTTTCTGATCGACAAAGGGGTGAAGGGGCTGTTCGTCGGCGGCACGACCGGCGAAGGGACGCAGCTCGACCCCGACCAGCGCCAGGCGTTGCACGAGGCGGCCGTGGCCGCCGCCGCCGGGCGCGCGCCGGTGCTGCTCCACGTCGGCGCGCAACGGACGGAGGCGGCCGTCGAACTGGCCCGCCACGCCACGGGCTTGCGGCCGGCGGCCATCGTCGCCATGACGCCCACGTTCTACGGCATGAGCGACACCGCCCTGGCCTGCTACTTTCAGGCCATCGCCGACGCCGCGCCCGACGTGCCCCTCTTTCTCTATGACATCCCCCAATTCGCGGTCAACGGCATCGGCCCGGCCCTGCTGACCAGGCTGGCCGGCGATATGCCGTCGCTGGCCGGGCTGAAGAGCAGCCGGGTGGACGTGCAGATCGTGCGCCAATTGATCGACGCCTTGCCCCGCGACCGCATCCTGTTGGCCGGCAACGAGAGCGCGGCCCTGGGTTCGCTGGCCCTGGGAGCCGACGGGCTGATCAGTGGCCTGAGCACGGCCATCCCCGAGCCGTTCGTGGCGATGACCCGCGCCTTTGCCGAGGGCAATATCGACGAAGCCCGGGCGTGGCAACGGTGCATCAACCGGCTGTTGGGCGTATTGGGCGGGCTGCGCATCGGCGGCATCAAGGCCATCTTGCAGCAGCGCGGCGTGCCCGTCGGCCCGCCCGTGCCCACGCTGGACGCCAGCGACGAACCGCTGTGGCCGCGCGCGGCCGAGATATTGGGCGTGGCCGGGTAG
- a CDS encoding HAD family hydrolase, translated as MRLILFDIDGTLINSSRVGRAVLGQALLDVYGTAGDLETFVFAGKTDRRIVREVMTAAGWPAADIEARLPELDERMAAAGRALFTPQTVWPCAGVIDLLEALAQRDDVVPALLTGNIRQTAPLKLAAAGIDPGRFVAGAYGSDSLERDDLFAIARQRAAAATGQAFSGGDVTVVGDTPADIRCARSGGGQAIAVATGPYSSEILLAHRPDHLFSDLARTEEVLRVLFPLAVTPV; from the coding sequence ATGCGCCTGATCCTGTTCGACATCGACGGCACGCTGATCAACAGTAGCCGCGTTGGTCGCGCCGTCCTGGGCCAGGCTTTGCTGGACGTGTATGGCACCGCCGGCGACCTGGAGACCTTTGTGTTTGCCGGCAAAACCGACCGGCGCATCGTGCGCGAGGTGATGACCGCTGCGGGCTGGCCGGCGGCCGACATCGAGGCGCGTCTGCCGGAACTGGACGAGCGCATGGCCGCCGCCGGGCGGGCGCTATTCACGCCGCAGACGGTGTGGCCCTGCGCCGGGGTGATCGATCTGCTCGAAGCGCTGGCCCAACGCGACGACGTCGTTCCGGCCTTGTTGACCGGCAATATCCGGCAAACGGCCCCGCTCAAGCTGGCCGCGGCGGGCATCGACCCCGGCCGGTTCGTGGCCGGGGCCTATGGCTCGGATAGTCTGGAGCGCGACGATCTGTTCGCCATCGCCAGGCAACGGGCCGCGGCGGCCACCGGGCAGGCGTTCAGCGGCGGCGACGTGACCGTCGTAGGGGATACGCCGGCCGACATTCGTTGCGCCCGCAGCGGCGGCGGGCAGGCCATCGCCGTGGCGACCGGCCCCTATTCAAGCGAGATACTTCTGGCTCACCGGCCGGATCATCTTTTCAGCGACCTGGCGCGGACGGAAGAAGTTTTGCGCGTCCTGTTCCCATTGGCCGTGACCCCGGTATAA